One Rosa chinensis cultivar Old Blush chromosome 5, RchiOBHm-V2, whole genome shotgun sequence genomic region harbors:
- the LOC112166074 gene encoding probable histone H2A.3: MAGRGKSLGSGAAKKATSRSSKAGLQFPVGRIARFLKSGKYAERVGAGAPVYLAAVLEYLAAEVLELAGNAARDNKKTRIVPRHIQLAVRNDEELGRLLGSVTIANGGVLPNIHNMLLPKKTSKSAPADED, translated from the exons ATGGCCGGAAGAGGCAAATCGCTCGGCTCCGGCGCCGCCAAGAAGGCCACCTCCCGCAGCAGCAAAGCCGGCCTCCAATTCCCCGTCGGCCGTATCGCTCGCTTCCTCAAATCCGGCAAGTACGCCGAGCGCGTCGGTGCCGGCGCTCCCGTCTACCTGGCCGCCGTCCTCGAATACCTCGCCGCCGAG gttttggaacTGGCCGGAAATGCAGCCAGGGACAACAAGAAGACTCGGATTGTGCCACGTCACATCCAATTGGCCGTCCGGAACGACGAGGAGCTCGGCAGGCTTCTCGGATCCGTCACCATCGCAAACGGCGGCGTTTTGCCCAACATCCACAACATGCTTCTTCCCAAGAAGACCTCTAAGAGCGCTCCGGCCGACGAGGACTGA
- the LOC112166072 gene encoding uncharacterized protein LOC112166072 — translation MARNIGPLVCLSVMVMDVIAGILGIQAEIAQNKVKHLKAWIIECRDPSYQAFKLGLAAAVLLALAHTIGNLLGGCICLGSKQDFTKATTANKKLAFGSLILSWITLALGFSLLIVGTMANSKSRKSCTLAHGRVLSIGGIICFFHGLFTVAYYVSAKATIRDEEKRRNPTNQAGHPPA, via the exons ATGGCAAGAAATATCGGTCCTCTCGTGTGTCTCTCGGTCATGGTCATGGATGTTATCGCCGGAATACTTGGCATCCAGGCTGAAATAGCCCAAAACAAG GTGAAGCATTTGAAGGCGTGGATTATCGAGTGCAGAGACCCCAGTTACCAAGCTTTCAAACTCGGTTTAGCTGCGGCTGTGCTTCTAGCGCTAGCACACACCATTGGGAACTTGCTCGGTGGGTGCATTTGCCTCGGGTCTAAGCAAGACTTCACCAAGGCCACAACAGCTAACAAGAAACTAGCTTTTGGGTCCCTGATTCTCTCATG GATAACTTTAGCACTGGGATTTTCGCTGTTAATCGTTGGAACAATGGcaaactcaaaatcaagaaaatctTGCACATTAGCACACGGTCGAGTCCTATCAATAGGAGGAATCATCTGCTTCTTCCACGGATTGTTCACAGTGGCATACTACGTCTCAGCAAAGGCCACAATCAGAGATGAAGAAAAGCGCAGGAACCCTACAAACCAAGCCGGCCATCCTCCGGCTTAG
- the LOC112202294 gene encoding (E,E)-alpha-farnesene synthase — MDCGMHLHNHQADEQHILQWQTKSEPPSSVHDQRRSANYKPNIWKYDFVESLNSKFDGECYRIQIQKLIEDVKDLFGECKELGLLDKLELIDSIQKLGLNSYFEKEIKETLDTIASVELKNNSNPFISSEGDLYATALLFKILRQHDYKVSQDVFGVFIDEIGTLKKSTFGDVKGMLELLEASNLALEGENILDEAKAFLMVSLRDTNTMCDDINRCISKHVAYALKLSSQRRVQWFNVKWHIKAYGEDNTKQANMTTLLELAKLNFNMVQATLQKELREASKWWNNLGLTKNLDFARDRMVECFMCAVGLAFEPQYKSFRKSLTKVINLILIIDDVYDVYGSLEELNHFTKAIERWDVRETEQLPECMKICFQVLYNMTCEIAYEIEEEKGRNQVLPHLRKVWTDFCKALLVEAEWYNKADTPSFEEYLSNGWISSSASLIFTHAFFSTAHGERMDEFLHKNEDLVCNISLILRLLNDLGTSAAEQERGDAASSILCYMREVNASEEIARKHIKGMIDNAWMKINEKCFTQVPEISSFINITTNIARVGHSLYQDGDGFGDQEQGTRGQIQSLLVEPLS; from the exons ATGGATTGTGGTATGCACTTGCATAACCATCAAGCTGATGAGCAACATATATTGCAATGGCAGACGAAATCCGAACCCCCTTCCTCAGTACATGATCAAAGACGATCTGCCAATTACAAGCCGAATATTTGGAAGTATGATTTCGTTGAATCACTTAACAGCAAATTTGAT GGAGAATGTTACCGAATTCAGATTCAGAAGCTAATAGAAGATGTTAAGGATTTGTTTGGTGAATGTAAGGAATTGGGTTTACTAGATAAGTTGGAGCTGATTGACAGCATCCAAAAACTAGGCCTAAACAGCTACTTTGAGaaggaaatcaaggaaaccCTAGACACCATAGCATCTGTCGAACTGAAAAACAACAGCAATCCCTTCATTAGTTCAGAGGGTGATCTCTACGCTACGGCACTACTCTTTAAGATTCTGAGGCAGCATGATTATAAAGTTTCACAAG ATGTATTTGGTGTTTTCATAGACGAAATTGGTACATTAAAGAAGAGCACATTTGGGGATGTGAAAGGAATGCTCGAACTTTTGGAGGCCTCAAACTTAGCTTTAGAAGGTGAAAACATCCTAGATGAGGCTAAAGCTTTCTTAATGGTCTCTCTCAGAGATACCAATACCATGTGTGATGATATAAACCGTTGCATTTCCAAGCATGTGGCCTATGCCTTGAAGCTTTCATCACAAAGGAGAGTCCAGTGGTTTAATGTGAAATGGCACATCAAAGCCTACGGGGAAGACAATACGAAGCAAGCCAACATGACCACTTTACTTGAACTGGCTAAACTTAACTTCAACATGGTTCAAGCCACACTCCAAAAAGAGCTAAGGGAAGCATCCAA GTGGTGGAACAATCTGGGTCTCACAAAGAACTTGGACTTTGCAAGAGATAGAATGGTCGAATGTTTCATGTGTGCTGTGGGATTAGCTTTCGAGCCTCAGTACAAGTCTTTTAGAAAATCGCTGACTAAAGTTATCAATTTGATACTTATCATAGATGACGTTTATGATGTTTATGGCTCGTTGGAAGAGCTAAATCACTTCACCAAAGCTATTGAAAG GTGGGATGTTAGGGAAACTGAGCAGCTTCCGGAGTGTATGAAGATCTGTTTCCAAGTACTTTACAACATGACTTGTGAAATTGCTTACGAAATCGAGGAGGAGAAGGGTCGGAACCAAGTATTACCTCATCTGCGCAAAGTG TGGACAGATTTTTGTAAAGCATTATTGGTGGAGGCAGAGTGGTACAATAAGGCCGACACACCGTCCTTTGAAGAGTACCTTAGCAATGGTTGGATTTCATCATCTGCTTCGCTGATTTTCACTCATGCATTCTTCTCCACAGCACATGGGGAGAGAATGGATGAATTTCTGCACAAGAATGAAGATCTCGTGTGCAATATCTCTCTGATACTTCGACTCTTAAATGATCTGGGAACTTCTGCG GCTGAGCAAGAGAGAGGCGATGCTGCTTCATCAATCCTATGCTACATGAGAGAAGTGAATGCTTCAGAAGAAATAGCTCGAAAGCACATCAAAGGCATGATAGACAATGCATGGatgaaaataaatgaaaaatgcTTCACTCAAGTTCCAGAAATTTCTTCATTCATCAACATTACCACAAATATAGCTCGAGTTGGTCACAGCCTTTATCAAGATGGAGATGGATTTGGTGATCAAGAGCAAGGGACTCGGGGACAGATCCAATCTTTACTAGTTGAACCGCTTTCTTAA
- the LOC112202295 gene encoding calcium/calmodulin-regulated receptor-like kinase 1 isoform X1: MEGLAVAWGMLIGSVIGFLLAVSVVIGALVCLKCRANLRTGTSVSASQRITAASAAESDSNLGQDSPRSSEWSNMSMWLEALKKKTVVSACGIPKYNYGDIKKATCDFTTAIGQGAFGPVFKAQMSTGDTFAVKVLAADSRQGQHEFLAEVLLLARLHHNNLVNLMGYAAEMEQLMLLYNYMSNGSLDSHLHDDNQVPLSWDLRVAIALDVARGLEYLHYGVHFRAVPPVVHRDIKSSNILLDQSMKAKVADFGLSRHDKIKSRSSDIRGTFGYVDPEYVVTRIFTKKCDVYSFGVLLFELITGRNPQQGLMEYVEFATVDAAGKLGWEEIVDIHLNGEFDIQELAQVADLAYRCVSDVSRKRPSMRNIVQTLSSILMKRRSAKKPQQTPTTAAEETYIEIDLIEKQDALIER; this comes from the exons ATGGAAGGGTTGGCAGTTGCATGGGGAATGCTGATAGGCTCCGTTATTGGGTTCTTACTGGCAGTGTCCGTAGTGATTGGAGCTCTCGTCTGCCTCAAATGCCGGGCAAACCTCCGTACGGGTACGAGTGTGTCAGCGTCGCAGAGGATCACAGCCGCCAGCGCCGCCGAGTCGGACTCCAACCTCGGCCAAGACTCACCGCGAAGTTCGGAGTGGAGCAATATGTCCATGTGGCTCGAAGCCCTTAAGAAAAAGACCGTCGTCTCCGCTTGTGGTATACCCAAGTATAATTACGG AGACATAAAGAAAGCGACGTGTGACTTCACGACGGCTATTGGGCAAGGGGCGTTTGGACCTGTTTTCAAGGCCCAAATGAGCACCGGCGACACTTTTGCTGTTAAAGTTCTTGCTGCGGATTCCAGGCAAGGCCAGCATGAGTTTTTAGCTGAG gtTTTGTTACTTGCAAGATTACACCACAACAACCTTGTGAACTTGATGGGATATGCTGCCGAAATGGAGCAGCTTATGCTTCTTTATAATTACATGAGCAATGGCAGTCTTGATTCTCATTTACATG ATGATAATCAGGTGCCATTGAGCTGGGATTTGAGGGTTGCAATAGCTCTTGATGTTGCAAGGGGATTGGAATACCTACATTACGGGGTACACTTTCGT GCTGTTCCTCCTGTTGTCCACCGCGACATCAAGTCTTCCAACATACTGTTGGACCAGTCAATGAAGGCTAAG GTTGCTGATTTCGGGCTTTCAAGACATGACAAGATTAAATCACGTTCATCTGATATCAGGGGAACTTTTGGATATGTTGATCCTGAGTATGTGGTTACAAGAATCTTTACCAAGAAATGTGATGTTTATAGTTTTGGTGTACTGCTCTTTGAACTAATTACAGGCAGGAATCCACAGCAAGGTCTCATGGAATATGTGGAATTT GCCACAGTGGACGCGGCAGGTAAACTTGGGTGGGAAGAGATTGTGGACATTCATCTTAATGGAGAATTTGATATACAAGAACTAGCTCAGGTTGCTGATCTTGCTTACAGATGTGTTAGTGATGTCTCCAGAAAACGGCCTTCTATGAGGAACATAGTGCAGACATTATCAAGCATTTTGATGAAGAGACGTAGCGCAAAGAAACCCCAGCAAACCCCAACTACAGCAGCTGAAGAAACTTACATTGAAATAGATCTTATAGAGAAGCAGGATGCTTTAATTGAACGCTGA
- the LOC112202295 gene encoding calcium/calmodulin-regulated receptor-like kinase 1 isoform X2, which translates to MEGLAVAWGMLIGSVIGFLLAVSVVIGALVCLKCRANLRTGTSVSASQRITAASAAESDSNLGQDSPRSSEWSNMSMWLEALKKKTVVSACGIPKYNYGDIKKATCDFTTAIGQGAFGPVFKAQMSTGDTFAVKVLAADSRQGQHEFLAEVLLLARLHHNNLVNLMGYAAEMEQLMLLYNYMSNGSLDSHLHDDNQVPLSWDLRVAIALDVARGLEYLHYGAVPPVVHRDIKSSNILLDQSMKAKVADFGLSRHDKIKSRSSDIRGTFGYVDPEYVVTRIFTKKCDVYSFGVLLFELITGRNPQQGLMEYVEFATVDAAGKLGWEEIVDIHLNGEFDIQELAQVADLAYRCVSDVSRKRPSMRNIVQTLSSILMKRRSAKKPQQTPTTAAEETYIEIDLIEKQDALIER; encoded by the exons ATGGAAGGGTTGGCAGTTGCATGGGGAATGCTGATAGGCTCCGTTATTGGGTTCTTACTGGCAGTGTCCGTAGTGATTGGAGCTCTCGTCTGCCTCAAATGCCGGGCAAACCTCCGTACGGGTACGAGTGTGTCAGCGTCGCAGAGGATCACAGCCGCCAGCGCCGCCGAGTCGGACTCCAACCTCGGCCAAGACTCACCGCGAAGTTCGGAGTGGAGCAATATGTCCATGTGGCTCGAAGCCCTTAAGAAAAAGACCGTCGTCTCCGCTTGTGGTATACCCAAGTATAATTACGG AGACATAAAGAAAGCGACGTGTGACTTCACGACGGCTATTGGGCAAGGGGCGTTTGGACCTGTTTTCAAGGCCCAAATGAGCACCGGCGACACTTTTGCTGTTAAAGTTCTTGCTGCGGATTCCAGGCAAGGCCAGCATGAGTTTTTAGCTGAG gtTTTGTTACTTGCAAGATTACACCACAACAACCTTGTGAACTTGATGGGATATGCTGCCGAAATGGAGCAGCTTATGCTTCTTTATAATTACATGAGCAATGGCAGTCTTGATTCTCATTTACATG ATGATAATCAGGTGCCATTGAGCTGGGATTTGAGGGTTGCAATAGCTCTTGATGTTGCAAGGGGATTGGAATACCTACATTACGGG GCTGTTCCTCCTGTTGTCCACCGCGACATCAAGTCTTCCAACATACTGTTGGACCAGTCAATGAAGGCTAAG GTTGCTGATTTCGGGCTTTCAAGACATGACAAGATTAAATCACGTTCATCTGATATCAGGGGAACTTTTGGATATGTTGATCCTGAGTATGTGGTTACAAGAATCTTTACCAAGAAATGTGATGTTTATAGTTTTGGTGTACTGCTCTTTGAACTAATTACAGGCAGGAATCCACAGCAAGGTCTCATGGAATATGTGGAATTT GCCACAGTGGACGCGGCAGGTAAACTTGGGTGGGAAGAGATTGTGGACATTCATCTTAATGGAGAATTTGATATACAAGAACTAGCTCAGGTTGCTGATCTTGCTTACAGATGTGTTAGTGATGTCTCCAGAAAACGGCCTTCTATGAGGAACATAGTGCAGACATTATCAAGCATTTTGATGAAGAGACGTAGCGCAAAGAAACCCCAGCAAACCCCAACTACAGCAGCTGAAGAAACTTACATTGAAATAGATCTTATAGAGAAGCAGGATGCTTTAATTGAACGCTGA
- the LOC112202296 gene encoding anthocyanidin reductase ((2S)-flavan-3-ol-forming), translating to MATPQPIVSNKTACVIGGTGFVASQLIKLLLEKGYVVKTTARDPDNLKKISHLTALQELGKLTIFRGDLTDEGSFDAAIAGSDLVFHVATPVDFGSPDPENDMIKPGVQGVLNVLKSCVKAKTVKRVVLTSSAAAVTVNTLSGTGLIADENDWSDVEFLTTAKPPTWGYPVSKVLAEKTAWKFAEENNIDLITVIPSLMAGASLTSDIPSSIGLATSLITGNEFLINGLKGMQMLSGSISITHVEDVCQAHIFLAEKESASGRYICCAENSSVPEVAKFLSKRYPGYKVPTEFGDFPSKAKTILSSEKLKKEGFTFKYGIEDIYDQTVEYLKVKGVLQS from the exons ATGGCCACCCCCCAACCCATCGTCTCAAACAAGACTGCTTGTGTGATCGGCGGCACCGGCTTCGTGGCGTCTCAGCTGATCAAGCTCTTGCTAGAGAAGGGCTATGTCGTCAAAACCACTGCTAGAGACCCTG ATAATCTGAAGAAGATCTCCCACCTCACAGCACTACAAGAGTTGGGAAAGCTGACGATTTTTCGTGGTGATTTAACCGATGAAGGGAGCTTCGATGCTGCTATAGCAGGTTCTGATCTTGTTTTCCATGTTGCCACACCAGTCGACTTTGGCTCACCGGACCCGGAG AATGACATGATCAAGCCAGGAGTCCAAGGAGTACTAAATGTTCTGAAATCATGTGTGAAAGCAAAAACAGTTAAGCGAGTTGTTTTAACATCATCAGCAGCTGCAGTAACTGTCAATACTCTTAGTGGCACAGGCTTGATTGCGGACGAAAATGATTGGTCTGATGTTGAGTTCTTGACCACTGCCAAGCCACCTACTTGG GGGTATCCTGTTTCCAAGGTACTAGCTGAGAAGACAGCTTGGAAATTTGCAGAAGAAAACAACATTGATCTCATCACTGTGATCCCTTCTCTCATGGCTGGTGCTTCTCTCACTTCAGACATCCCCAGCAGTATAGGCCTCGCCACATCTTTAATTACAG GAAATGAATTCCTTATAAATGGCTTGAAAGGCATGCAAATGCTATCAGGTTCCATATCCATTACACATGTGGAGGATGTCTGCCAAGCTCATATCTTTTTGGCAGAGAAAGAATCTGCTTCCGGTCGGTACATATGCTGTGCTGAAAATAGCAGTGTTCCCGAGGTTGCAAAGTTCCTCAGCAAAAGATATCCCGGCTACAAAGTCCCGACTGA GTTTGGAGATTTTCCATCCAAGGCCAAGACCATACTCTCTTCAGAAAAGCTTAAGAAGGAGGGGTTCACTTTCAAGTATGGGATTGAAGACATTTATGACCAAACTGTGGAGTACTTGAAAGTTAAGGGGGTGCTGCAGAGCTAG
- the LOC112202297 gene encoding protein HEAT-STRESS-ASSOCIATED 32, which translates to MSAYRWKSFHENEDRPEKPRRYGVTEMRGPNHTLLTQNVLQDIFESMGDIVDGLKFAGGSHSLMPKSFVKEVIDVAHQHDVYVSTGDWAENLLRKGPSAFKEYVEECKSLGFDTIELNVGSLGMPEETLLRLVRLIKSGGLKVKPLFEVKVNESDIPIGDRAFGAYVVPRPRSSEFVEDVDLLIRRAERCLEAGADMIMIEADDVCKQADSMRPDIIAKVIGRLGVEKTMFEASNPRTSEWFIQHYGPRVNLFVDHSHVMDLECLRGRNLGRNHASVLGSSYFLL; encoded by the exons ATGTCGGCGTACCGATGGAAGTCCTTTCACGAGAACGAAGACCGGCCGGAGAAGCCTCGCCGGTACGGCGTCACAGAAATGAGAGGCCCCAATCACACTCTCTTGACCCAAAACGTCCTTCAG GATATTTTCGAGTCGATGGGGGACATTGTGGATGGGCTCAAGTTTGCTGGAGGTTCGCATAGCTTGATGCCGAAGTCGTTTGTTAAAGAGGTGATTGATGTGGCTCACCAACATGACGTGTATGTAAGCACTGGCGATTGGGCTGAGAATTTGCTTCGAAAAGGCCCTTCGGCTTTTAAAGAGTATGTGGAG GAGTGTAAGAGCTTGGGATTTGACACAATTGAGCTGAATGTGGGATCTCTCGGAATGCCTGAGGAAACGCTTCTGAGACTTGTGCGCTTGATTAAGAGCGGTGGCTTGAAGGTGAAGCCTCTGTTTGAAGTCAAGGTTAACGAGTCTGACATTCCTATTGGTGATAGAGCATTTGGAGCCTATGTCGTGCCGAGACCAAGATCATCTG AATTTGTTGAAGATGTTGATCTGTTGATTAGAAGGGCTGAGAGATGCTTAGAAGCTGGGGCTGACATGATAATGATTGAGGCTGATGATGTCTGTAAACAGGCTGATTCAATGCGGCCAGACATAATTGCAAAGGTCATTGGGCGCCTTGGTGTCGAGAAGACCATGTTTGAAGCATCAAATCCAAGAACCTCGGAGTGGTTCATCCAGCATTATGGTCCAAGG GTCAATCTGTTTGTGGACCACTCTCATGTGATGGACCTGGAGTGCCTCCGGGGACGCAACTTAGGTAGAAACCATGCATCTGTGTTGGGCTCCTCGTATTTTCTGTTATAA
- the LOC112202055 gene encoding protein HEAT-STRESS-ASSOCIATED 32: MEDVPRERSYGILGFRVLVQVTIGFVIEVIDVAHQHDVYVSTEDWAKNLLLKDPSAFKEHVEECKSLGFDTIELNVGSLGVPEETLLRLVRLIKSGGLKVKPLFEVKVNESEIPTGDRTFRAYVVPRPRSSGMLCTLS; this comes from the exons ATGGAAGACGTTCCACGAGAACGAAGTTatgggattttagggtttagggttttggtaCAAGTTACAATTGGATTTGTGATTG AAGTGATTGATGTGGCTCACCAACATGACGTGTATGTAAGCACTGAGGATTGGGCTAAGAATTTGCTTCTAAAAGACCCTTCGGCTTTTAAGGAGCATGTGGAG GAGTGTAAGAGCTTGGGATTTGACACAATTGAGCTGAATGTGGGATCTCTCGGAGTGCCTGAGGAAACGCTTCTAAGACTTGTGCGCTTGATTAAGAGCGGTGGCTTGAAAGTGAAGCCTCTGTTTGAAGTCAAGGTTAACGAGTCTGAAATTCCTACTGGTGATAGAACGTTTAGAGCCTATGTCGTCCCGAGACCAAGATCATCTGGTATGCTATGCACTCTTTCCTGA